A single region of the Silene latifolia isolate original U9 population chromosome 8, ASM4854445v1, whole genome shotgun sequence genome encodes:
- the LOC141595156 gene encoding 1-aminocyclopropane-1-carboxylate oxidase homolog 4-like → MVKGISVKKLDIKWLADNLPPVPRPFYSQSPLRTMLTEVYNDNPIPIISMQLPEANLVEQIKKASSKFGYFQIINHGVLLPLCDQLIEKMRAFYDLRLDFKKSWLKRSITYDKGAYYNSAHDLFNGHDPTWHDTLFVRFGPDHCDPTVINPQ, encoded by the coding sequence atggttaaAGGAATTTCAGTGAAAAAACTTGACATTAAATGGTTAGCCGACAATTTACCTCCTGTCCCTCGTCCGTTTTACAGTCAGTCACCCTTGAGGACTATGTTAACAGAAGTCTATAATGATAATCCCATACCGATTATCAGTATGCAGCTTCCCGAGGCTAACTTAGTTGAGCAAATAAAAAAAGCATCGTCAAAATTTGGttatttccaaattataaatcaTGGTGTGCTCCTTCCTCTTTGCGATCAGTTGATTGAAAAGATGAGGGCATTTTATGACCTACGTTTGGATTTTAAGAAGAGTTGGCTTAAAAGGAGTATAACTTATGATAAAGGAGCGTATTACAATTCAGCACACGACCTCTTTAACGGCCATGACCCTACATGGCACGATACATTATTTGTTCGATTTGGGCCCGATCATTGTGATCCCACAGTAATAAACCCACAATGA
- the LOC141595158 gene encoding putative 2-oxoacid dependent dioxygenase yields MTANRNNNFFVGESFGRNNNFFSGESSDEYDKIKWLKEFQRKKLDIKWLADNLPPVPRPFYSQSPLRTMFTEVYNDNPIPIISMQLPEVDLVEQIKQASSKFGYFRIIDHGASLPLCDQLIEKMRAFYDLGLDYRKVWLKRSKTYDKGVFYNSTHDLFNGQDPT; encoded by the coding sequence ATGACTGCCAATAGAAACAACAATTTCTTTGTTGGTGAATCATTCGGCAGAAACAACAATTTCTTTAGTGGTGAATCATCCGACGAatatgataaaataaaatggttaaAGGAATTTCAACGAAAAAAACTTGACATTAAATGGTTAGCCGACAATTTACCTCCTGTCCCTCGTCCGTTTTACAGTCAGTCACCCTTGAGGACTATGTTCACAGAAGTCTATAATGATAATCCCATACCGATTATCAGTATGCAGCTTCCCGAGGTTGACTTAGTtgagcaaatcaaacaagcatcgTCAAAATTTGGATATTTCCGAATTATAGATCATGGTGCGTCCCTTCCTCTTTGCGATCAGTTGATTGAAAAGATGAGGGCATTTTATGACCTAGGTTTGGATTATAGGAAAGTTTGGCTTAAAAGGAGTAAAACTTATGATAAAGGAGTGTTCTACAATTCAACACACGACCTCTTCAACGGCCAGGATCCTACCTGA
- the LOC141596824 gene encoding topless-related protein 1-like → MAAIVPLRLPENIGSAKVSALTYTHDGNAILALTSNGVHLLWKWQGNDNSGEKWLLSSNETGMRNKIAGALKEAVPCFSLFQNDLYLMSSSGGKIHLFYVKAWMIPAISCDLMTSFPPPHPSAVTCITYCPHDYQVIAMGMDDGTICVYCYLAMEVSKLEGHLSRVTGLAYSYSDPSEVLVSTGADAQICVWSFKFSNVWEKERSKFLLFPRGRAPTSASDTRVQFHRDDTHLLIIHPAQLAIYERNQLERVNEWLLPDNHAPISNATYSCDSQLVYTSFVDDTICIFDASTLTLRYHINPSAYFPPSVRSSNNIRSLVIAAHPRVANQFAVVLSDGRIHVFDSGDSQILVEGLRILSLS, encoded by the exons ATGGCTGCCATCGTACCCTTGCGACTCCCTGAAAACATTGGATCAGCTAAG GTATCAGCTCTGACATATACTCATGACGGGAATGCTATCCTGGCATTAACTTCGAATGGAGTTCACCTGTTGTGGAAGTGGCAGGGGAATGACAATTCGGGTGAGAAG TGGCTACTCTCCTCTAATGAGACTGGCATGAGAAATAAGATAGCGGGGGCTCTTAAAGAGGCGGTTCCATGCTTCTCGCTGTTTCAAAATGACCTGTATCTTATGTCATCTTCTGGAGGGAAGATTCATCTTTTCTATGTCAAGGCTTGGATGATACCGGCCATCTCTTGT gaTTTGATGACATCCTTTCCCCCTCCACATCCATCGGCGGTTACATGTATTACCTATTGCCCGCATGATTACCAAGTAATCGCTATGGGTATGGACGACGGTACGATTTGTGTGTACTGTTATTTGGCAATG GAGGTAAGCAAGTTAGAAGGTCACTTGAGCAGAGTAACAGGTTTGGCGTATAGCTATTCAGATCCATCAGAAGTGCTGGTCTCAACGGGTGCGGATGCTCAG ATTTGCGTGTGGAGTTTCAAGTTTTCAAATGTGTGGGAAAAAGAAAGGTCAAAGTTCCTTTTGTTTCCACGAGGAAGAGCTCCAACATCAGCATCTGATACTCGAGTCCAGTTTCATAGAGACGATACACATCTCCTTATTATACACCCGGCTCAGTTGGCAATATATGAAAGAAACCAGTTAGAGCGCGTGAATGAG TGGCTTCTACCTGATAATCATGCACCCATATCGAATGCCACATATTCTTGTGATAGCCAACTAGTGTATACAAGTTTTGTTGATGACACCATCTGCATTTTCGATGCTTCAACCCTCACACTCAGATATCACATCAACCCTTCTGCATACTTCCCACCAAGTGTTAG GAGCTCCAATAATATCCGCTCACTTGTGATAGCGGCACATCCAAGAGTAGCCAATCAGTTTGCAGTAGTGCTGTCAGATGGCCGGATTCATGTATTTGACAGTGGCGATTCTCAAATTCTAGTAGAGGGACTGCGCATTTTATCACTTTCTTAA